One genomic segment of Pandoraea thiooxydans includes these proteins:
- a CDS encoding glutathione S-transferase family protein, translated as MKLVIANKNYSSWSMRPWLVLKHFGIPFEEVRVLLDRPDSHDNIVRYSPSGRVPGLIDGDVTVWDSLAICEYLAEKYPALPLWPRDTVARAHARSVSAEMHSGFGELRTHMWMNIRADFAGKGLTPGVAADIERIVALWEDCLTRYRGPFLFGEFTIADAMYAPVVMRFNTYRPPLSAAAQAYGEHLDQLPAVQDWVRAARQETEAISKYDSHS; from the coding sequence GTGAAACTGGTGATTGCCAACAAAAACTATTCGTCCTGGTCGATGCGGCCGTGGCTGGTGCTTAAGCATTTCGGCATTCCATTCGAGGAGGTCAGGGTTTTGCTCGACCGGCCCGATTCGCACGACAACATCGTGCGCTACTCGCCCTCGGGCCGTGTGCCTGGCCTGATCGACGGCGACGTGACGGTATGGGACTCTCTGGCGATCTGCGAATACCTCGCCGAGAAATATCCGGCATTGCCGTTGTGGCCGCGCGATACCGTCGCACGCGCCCATGCCCGCAGCGTGAGTGCCGAGATGCACTCCGGGTTTGGCGAGTTGCGCACTCATATGTGGATGAACATCCGCGCCGATTTCGCCGGCAAGGGCCTGACGCCCGGCGTGGCGGCCGACATCGAGCGCATCGTCGCGCTTTGGGAAGACTGCCTGACGCGCTATCGCGGCCCGTTCCTGTTCGGCGAGTTCACGATTGCCGATGCGATGTATGCACCGGTGGTCATGCGCTTCAACACCTACCGTCCGCCGCTGTCCGCCGCCGCGCAAGCCTATGGCGAACACCTCGACCAGTTGCCTGCCGTGCAGGACTGGGTGAGGGCGGCCCGCCAGGAAACCGAGGCGATTTCCAAGTACGACAGCCATTCATGA
- a CDS encoding complex I NDUFA9 subunit family protein: MRYTGICVIGGSGFIGASLVNKLIEQGYRVRVPTRRAEAAKALAMLPGVELIECNVNQPDGLARALRGCDAAINLVGILHGRRGTPYGPEFAAAHVALPGAIAAACEAAGIRRLLHMSALGADPNGPSMYLRSKGDGEAAVRSRPGLAVTVFRPSVVFGPGDSFLTMFARMQRHLPCVPLACAGARFQPIHVADVAQAFVNALPLAETVGHTYELGGPQVYTLAELVRIAGLASGHPRPIIALPDGLGRLQAAVLEHAPGGPLLTRDNLDSMRVDNVLGGPIAAELGLMPRHLDSAIDYLRGQLFQERLSVYRTHAGR; this comes from the coding sequence ATGCGATATACGGGAATTTGCGTCATCGGCGGGTCCGGGTTCATCGGGGCCAGCCTCGTCAATAAGCTTATCGAGCAGGGTTACCGCGTCAGGGTGCCGACGCGGCGCGCCGAGGCGGCCAAGGCGCTCGCCATGTTGCCGGGCGTCGAGCTGATCGAATGTAATGTGAATCAGCCCGACGGCCTGGCGCGCGCACTGCGCGGCTGCGATGCGGCGATCAATCTGGTCGGCATCCTGCACGGCCGGCGCGGCACGCCCTACGGCCCGGAATTCGCCGCCGCGCACGTGGCCTTGCCGGGCGCCATCGCAGCGGCCTGCGAAGCGGCCGGTATCCGGCGCCTGCTGCACATGAGCGCGCTGGGCGCCGACCCCAATGGCCCCAGCATGTACCTGCGCTCCAAGGGGGACGGCGAAGCGGCGGTGCGCTCGCGTCCCGGACTGGCGGTCACCGTGTTTCGCCCGTCTGTGGTATTCGGCCCCGGCGACAGTTTCCTCACCATGTTCGCGCGCATGCAGCGGCATCTGCCGTGTGTGCCCCTGGCATGCGCCGGCGCGCGCTTCCAGCCGATTCACGTCGCCGATGTGGCGCAGGCCTTCGTCAACGCGCTGCCGCTGGCCGAGACGGTGGGCCATACCTACGAGCTGGGCGGCCCGCAAGTCTATACGCTGGCCGAACTGGTGCGGATCGCGGGTCTTGCCAGCGGCCATCCGCGCCCGATCATTGCGCTGCCGGACGGCCTGGGCCGCTTGCAGGCGGCCGTGCTCGAACACGCGCCGGGCGGACCGCTCCTCACCCGCGACAACCTCGACTCGATGCGCGTGGACAACGTGCTCGGCGGCCCCATCGCTGCGGAGTTGGGGCTGATGCCGCGCCATCTCGATAGCGCCATTGACTATCTGCGCGGCCAGCTTTTTCAGGAGCGTCTATCCGTCTATCGTACTCACGCCGGTCGTTGA